From Penicillium psychrofluorescens genome assembly, chromosome: 6, one genomic window encodes:
- a CDS encoding uncharacterized protein (ID:PFLUO_008850-T1.cds;~source:funannotate) — MAFNKKYAGLPDLDSAPDIYETDPPDLTDGASTVPTTTIRTDSDHDDAVSDIDREGVNADQARLHFEGAAVDARKANFSDSIAEKRSAYRSKSHSRRHRQRRRREDGTEEVGDLSDSEEEGVERRLARLRREVEDLKIEMENQPDAAAEKKEGGASAVAAGGKSGEEKEKLGDGVAELSRALDHLYASSRGDLASSHSAAALLSQKLASDAHPAVSASASDSQSQQQQPKQPTKPADAATSSPAPAPPSAGIISHAAAFDTRLALIESSMGISSSSNPFIIDGTSSPALQPVLPALEHLSSRLSALTGLLVGTNAASTTALSTAPPGSGASAVPGLTTPHLEALSTRVRKLTTDAEALASARRRAIDAAKAAQAARIASSTSEDDPDPSSASASAPVDDEHAAKIHALYATLPTIQSLHPLLPSVLERLRSLRACHAGAAQAAGELDALEKRQAEMDEEIRQWREGLIAVEEKMGLGEVALKENVETVEPWVRDLEKRLAMLGGM, encoded by the exons ATGGCCTTCAACAAGAAATACGCCGGGCTTCCGGATCTG GACTCCGCCCCAGATATCTACGAAACCGATCCCCCCGACCTAACGGACGGAGCATCTACCGTCCCC ACAACTACAATCCGCACAGACTCCGATCACGACGACGCAGTCTCTGACATCGACCGCGAAGGCGTCAACGCCGACCAAGCGCGTCTGCACTTCGAGGGCGCGGCCGTGGACGCCCGCAAGGCCAATTTCTCAGATAGCATTGCCGAGAAGCGGTCCGCGTACCGGAGTAAGAGCCACagtcgtcgtcatcgtcagAGACGGAGACGCGAGGATGGCACCGAGGAAGTTGGGGATCTGAGTGAcagtgaggaggagggcgtggaGAGGAGATTGGCTAGGTTGAGGAgggaggttgaggatctTAAGATCGAGATGGAGAATCAGCCtgatgctgctgcggagaagaaagaagggggagcttctgctgttgctgctggtggcaaGTCcggagaggagaaggagaagcttgGGGATGGCGTCGCGGAACTGAGCCGcgccctcgaccatcttTATGCCTCTTCGCGGGGTGACCTTGCCTCGTCACATTCGGCTGCCGCGCTGCTCTCTCAAAAGCTAGCCTCCGATGCCCATCCCGCTGtttctgcatctgcatcCGACTCGCAAtcgcaacaacaacaaccaaaaCAACCCACAAAACCAGCGGATGCAGCCacatcatctccagcgccCGCACCCCCCTCCGCGGGGATAATCTCCCACGCCGCAGCCTTCGACACCCGCCTAGCCCTCATAGAATCCTCAATGGGaatctccagctcctcgaaCCCGTTCATCATAGACGGgacctcctcgccagccctGCAACCCGTCCTGCCAGCACTCGAGCATCTCTCCTCGCGCCTCTCGGCCCTAACAGGCCTCCTAGTCGGCACAAACGCAGCCTCCACCACAGCCCTCAGCACAGCACCACCGGGCTCAGGCGCCTCCGCCGTACCGGGTCTCACAACACCACACCTCGAAGCCCTCTCAACCCGAGTCCGCAAACTAACAACAGACGCAGAGGCGCTCGCCTCCGCGCGCCGCCGCGCTATCGACGCCGCAAAAGCAGCCCAAGCCGCGCGGatcgcctcgtccacctcggaAGACGATCCCGACCCTTCCTCTGCCTCTGCCTCTGCccccgtcgacgacgagcacGCAGCCAAGATCCACGCGCTCTACGCTACCCTCCCAACCATTCAGTCTCTGCACCCTTTGCTCCCCAGTGTACTGGAGCGTCTGCGCTCTCTGCGCGCGTGCCATGCCggcgcggcgcaggcggctGGtgagctggatgcgctggagaagcgaCAGGCtgagatggacgaggagattAGGCAGTGGCGTGAGGGACTGATTGCtgttgaagagaagatgggGCTGGGTGAGGTGGCCCTAAAGGAGAATGTTGAGACGGTTGAGCCTTGGGTGAGGGATCTAGAGAAACGGCTTGCGATGTTGGGTGGGATGTAG
- a CDS encoding uncharacterized protein (ID:PFLUO_008851-T1.cds;~source:funannotate), producing MAAPADITIKNLNGEWVMDATLSDPADPILALQGMSWFLRKALPYATVTLHVHSYADPDPAKKGVYHIDIDQVITGGITGSSEHRVLDWEDREHVDNIFGTLSGRSRMLRGTEVEGTVRPAIEFQTNVGDPEADARVQKFLRGETLLDGSKAEGFLVDDNDEGAEFGEGKGLWAQSFVVNEEYKWTAEQIWGFEIVNGERRHTRRVAVAKEGQVELARLVYTFNARRGEGEEKGEDDLEVEY from the exons ATGGCCGCTCCCGCCGATATCACAATCAAGAACCTCAATGGCGAGTGGGTGATG GACGCAACCCTGTCCGACCCTGCGGACCCAATCCTCGCTCTG CAAGGAATGAGCTGGTTCCTCCGCAAAGCTCTCCCCTACGCAACTGTGACCCTACACGTACACTCGTACGCCGACCCAGACCCCGCCAAGAAAGGCGTGTAccacatcgacatcgaccaAGTGATCACGGGCGGAATCACGGGCAGTTCCGAGCACCGCGTGCTAGACTGGGAAGATCGCGAGCACGTAGACAACATCTTCGGAACGCTGAGCGGGCGATCGCGAATGCTGCGCGGTACTGAGGTTGAGGGCACTGTGCGGCCAGCCATTGAATTCCAGACGAATGTCGGGGATCCGGAGGCGGATGCGCGCGTGCAGAAGTTTTTGAGGGGAGAGACGCTACTGGATGGATCCAAGGCGGAGGGGTTTCTCGTTGATGATAATGACGAGGGAGCTGAGTTTGGGGAAGGCAAGGGGCTTTGGGCGCAGAGCTTTGTCGTTAATGAGGAGTATAAGTGGACGGCGGAGCAGATTTGGGGGTTTGAGATTGTTAATGGCGAGAGGAGGCATACGAGGCGGGTAGCTGTTGCTAAGGAGGGTCAGGTCGAGCTTGCGCGGTTGGTGTATACTTTCAATGCgagaaggggggaaggggaggagaagggtgaGGACGACCTCGAGGTTGAGTACTGA